The nucleotide sequence gcatatataacgttagcttagccaagctccattcagaaaacacgcattttaaaaagggtttttcgcctgcagacttgtcaaagcattaattcatggtttttactaaccggtatcagtatgttgttacgtcggcatcatttagaaacgtgtattacaatttaatcatggtaaaatatgttcatgttgttgtagctcttgtttgaatgatgcgagtaaacacagctggcagccgcggtgaaactcgaacgactagagcgatgcgataggagcgtttagaacgaagcgaatattcgcattgcgtccggtctgaacgcagcattaaagcgagctccgtgctgcactggaaacgcgccattacatcaccagaagtcctaatttaaggggtcatttctctcaaaatgtttttgttttactcactatatcaacagccccaccaaaaatattttccaccagccgccactggttaCATGGTTTTGAAAGTCCAGTAGGCAACGTTCTTACTAATGGCATCCACACATCCCCACACAAGTCCATGCGTATAATTAACTGATGAGTTCAGGCACATTTTTGACATGCAGTCAGTTcagatttcataaagtatttgaaatcgattacatatttttttgctTAGCAGCCACACAATGATTATAGATTGATggccaaaaaaaagaaaattttACAAATTTTAAAGGAAAACTATAACACAATAAAGTATGCAAAAGTTGAAACACTTAGGCTATTGGACACATTATAATTGTGAACACTTGTTTACACAATAGCCAAACTACATATAGGCTACTGTATATAGTATTTAACTGTATTATTTTTGGTCCAGGGTATGCCGACATAAGAGCCACAGGGGAAGaaaaacaaccaaaacaatCAGAACTGGATCTATCTTTGAGAACTCAAGATGCAGTTTAATTTCATGGATGAAATTCTTCTACAGGTAATCCAGATCATACATTCAGATCAGCCATACCATCATAGATTTTACTGGGATTGTACTGCAATCCAATATTAAAAAGTCTGTATCATGACTGCATTTAGAAGGCTTTATGGCTCTAAGATGTGATAGCAGTGAGTGGAGGGTGCACAAGAACCCCTATAGTGCTTTCTGTTTATTTAATGAGTGAAGGTGGTAACCAACCACTGCATTTTTTTTAGTCTGTATAATTCCTATGTTGTGATTACacgaaacatttaataaaaaggTAAATTGTCTTCCTTGTCAGGTTTTCACAAGGCTTGCGAATGAGGCAGGTTGATATGAAGACAGATGGCATAGCGAAAAGCTCAACAACTCTCTCAAAGATGGCATCCTGTGCAAGAAAAGTCTGCAGACATGCAATGAGGCGACACAAAAAAGGGACTGGACAACGCCTAGGAGATGAAAGGGAGATTGTTGTCATTGACGAGAGCAACTTTCGCCATAAACGAAAGGTAGACAGTTCGGCTAAAAATTAAGGCTAAAGTATCTGGTATGTCattaaaaagtcatagtatattattccatacattttatgagAAAGGCATAGTATAGTATGCCATGAAAATCTGTCATCTTGGAACAGTAGTATTTCACCCAAACTGAAACTTATAATTCTACATGTTGGTTCAAGCTAGCAGGTGTTTGTAGTAGTGCTTGTGAGGCTTAAAGTCCTACTTTTTAACCCTATCCCTTGGAAAAAGCACCCAAAATGAATCAGGAATAGCTCCTCAACCATAAGGATGATATGCATATATCTGGTCTcactttaaaggtaagaagCTAAGGAATATGAATCAATTGTTAGTAAAGTAAACTATATTACCATTACAGACAAAATGGAGAGGCAATGACGGAAAAAATAAGATTTTCATCCTTGCCtggtataaaaaaaacaaaatttCAAAGGCAAGTGATACTTTTCCATCGCCAAATtagtgataaataaaaatagtatACTCATGACAACAAGCTGTATAACTAAAACAGACATTTTAATGGTGAAGTTTTAATGAGACTTTTTGTATTTACAGTATGGTCGTGGGAGAATAGCCAACACCTGGAGGCGCAGAAAGTGGGTTTTTGGAATGCTTGGAGTAAAAGGAAAAGTTCGAAGACCTATATTGAAGCTGGTGAAGAGGAGGTCCCGCAAACATCTACTTCCGTTGGTGGTGAAGCATGTGCGCCCTGGGACAGTAATGATTAGTGATGAGTGGGGGGCGTATAGGGGTGCTCTCACCAATTTGGGCTATTCACACTTCACTGTGAACCATTCAAAGTGGTTTGTTGATCCTGTTACTGGAGCTCACACTCAGCATATAGAGAGGGCATGGTTAACATACAAATCAATAATTTGGCGGCTTAGGGGAAACCGAACTGAgaaacttttgaaagaacatcttGCAGTTATAGAGTGGACTTACTGGCTTGGAAACAGGCATAAGGAAGGACCTCTCGGCCGTTTACTGAAGGACATTCAGGTCATGTTTCCCTGATTGAACCACCAAGAGCTCACTGACTTCAGATGAAGAAGATGGATGTTTTGCGAGCAGGAGCCTACAGCTTCAGCAATCCTCCAACATAAGGACAATGGATCCTTACTTGACATTCACAGAATTCATGCTTAAGTGCCCAACTCCTTGTTTGAACCGGAGCTCTGTGTTATGAAACTCCATATTCCTAGATGGGTTAAACTGTTGTTGTTCTGTGTCACATGGTGCTAATTGTGCTTGGCAGGCCTGCCGGTGCATAACAGCCCACTCCAGTGATTCTGGTGTCACCCATCTCTCCCTGTGGCACTCAATTAATATTctgttttacaaaataaaagtattttttgGTGAATAAACAAAATCGTAAAATCTGCAGTACATTTTGTGTAAATTCAGTGACCTTGAACCCACCCCATGAATTGCTTCATACATTCTATTGCATACCACCATTAATCATGTTATCTATCAGTGTAAACGATGGAACAGGTCACCACTTTATTTGAAGGGGCACAAACATGATGAAGTAATGACAAATTCATGCTTAGTTACTCATGATTACAACACTTTGAATTCAACAGAATACATGCACTGCTATGACCGACCGACCAGGTCACCACTTTATTTGAAGGGGCACAAACATGATGAAGTAATGACAAAGTCATGCTTAGTTACTCATGATTACAACACTTTGAATTCAACAGAATACATGCACTGCTATGACCGACCGACCAGGTCACCACTTTATTTGAAGGGGCACAAACATGATGAAGTAATGACAAAGTCATGCTTAGTTACTCATGATTACAACACTTTGAATTCAACAGAATACATGCACTGCTATGACCGACCGACCAGGTCACCACTTTAGTTGAAGGGGCACAAACATGATGAAGTAATGACAAAGTCATGCTTAGTTACTCATGATTACAACACTTTGAATTCAACAGAATACATGCACTGCtatgaccgaccgaccgaccagGTCACCACTTTATTTGAAGGGGCACAAACATGATGAAGTAATGACAAAGTCATGCTTAGTTACTCATGATTACAACACTTTGAATTGCTGTGACTGGTCCGTTTTTTGGCCTGACACTTAAACTGCAGATCTATATGAAGAAGACATGAACATCATTAATAACTCAGAAGTCATGATGATTGAGATACCTTAGTTGATGCATTACTTAAGGTATTGTTCCtgcattaagtcatgcatgAGATACCATTAATACCTGTACATTACTGATAGTTCATGAAGTACTACATGAGTACTACATGAATTAATTCATGCATGAATTCATGTACCCTTAccgtaaagtgttaccaaaatatgtgcttc is from Pseudochaenichthys georgianus chromosome 2, fPseGeo1.2, whole genome shotgun sequence and encodes:
- the LOC139435341 gene encoding uncharacterized protein, which codes for MKLKKKHNSTDVYRWVCRHKSHRGRKTTKTIRTGSIFENSRCSLISWMKFFYRFSQGLRMRQVDMKTDGIAKSSTTLSKMASCARKVCRHAMRRHKKGTGQRLGDEREIVVIDESNFRHKRKYGRGRIANTWRRRKWVFGMLGVKGKVRRPILKLVKRRSRKHLLPLVVKHVRPGTVMISDEWGAYRGALTNLGYSHFTVNHSKWFVDPVTGAHTQHIERAWLTYKSIIWRLRGNRTEKLLKEHLAVIEWTYWLGNRHKEGPLGRLLKDIQVMFP